Proteins encoded in a region of the Sphingopyxis sp. OAS728 genome:
- a CDS encoding nuclear transport factor 2 family protein gives MSQFRCHILAAAASLPLLTGAAAPAEEAAIPELFELSRASNAALMQGEIDKYQSLLTLSDDFLLMSPFGGTPTHARDITPETMARMGRFFRNGDLRLELVNGWASKDMVALALIERSHVAVGDVPEQEWALRVTLVYKRDAKGWTLAHRHADPLVGGIAMKEAAELAARPAPTPAAPPPAVQQAKPGQ, from the coding sequence ATGTCGCAATTTCGCTGCCATATTCTCGCTGCCGCCGCCTCGCTGCCGCTCCTCACGGGTGCGGCCGCACCCGCCGAAGAGGCGGCGATCCCCGAGCTGTTCGAACTGTCGCGTGCGTCGAATGCCGCGCTCATGCAGGGGGAGATCGACAAATATCAGTCGCTCCTCACACTTTCGGACGACTTCCTCCTGATGTCCCCTTTCGGCGGCACGCCGACCCATGCGCGCGACATCACGCCCGAGACGATGGCCCGGATGGGGCGCTTCTTCCGCAACGGCGACCTCCGTCTCGAACTGGTCAACGGCTGGGCTTCGAAGGACATGGTTGCCCTCGCGCTCATCGAGCGCTCGCATGTGGCGGTGGGCGATGTCCCCGAGCAGGAATGGGCGCTGCGCGTCACGCTCGTCTACAAGCGGGATGCAAAGGGCTGGACGCTCGCCCATCGCCACGCCGATCCGCTCGTCGGCGGCATTGCCATGAAGGAAGCCGCCGAGCTTGCGGCACGGCCCGCGCCGACCCCTGCCGCACCGCCGCCCGCGGTGCAGCAGGCAAAGCCCGGACAATGA
- a CDS encoding dihydrodipicolinate synthase family protein — protein MGPAACRVRAGARRSTALTLFSGLSAFPLTPATACGEVMTAALQTQVERLADAGVDSIGLLGSTGIYPYLAPGQRRAAIEMAVLAAGGVPIMAGVGALRTDEACAHAEVAAAAGASGLLLAPISYMPLTDDEVFDHYAAVAATTPLPICVYDNPSTTGFSFSRELILRLMDLPTVKAFKLPLPKAGDFAEELGALRTKRSVSVGYSGDWGCAEALFRGADAWYSVAGGIFPSLASALARAARAGNRLETDRLQQLFEPLWALFRRHGSLRVIYAVACIRGYFYAHPPLPIQPLKREHWSELREAIAPLS, from the coding sequence ATGGGACCAGCTGCTTGCAGGGTTCGCGCTGGCGCTCGGAGATCCACGGCTTTGACCCTGTTTTCCGGCCTTTCCGCTTTCCCGCTCACCCCTGCCACTGCTTGCGGTGAGGTCATGACGGCCGCGCTCCAGACGCAGGTGGAACGGCTTGCCGACGCAGGCGTCGATTCGATCGGCCTGCTCGGAAGCACGGGCATCTATCCCTATCTCGCTCCGGGGCAGCGCCGTGCCGCAATCGAAATGGCGGTACTCGCTGCCGGCGGGGTACCGATCATGGCGGGCGTCGGGGCGCTGCGCACCGACGAGGCTTGCGCGCATGCAGAGGTCGCGGCCGCAGCGGGCGCAAGCGGGCTCCTCCTCGCCCCCATCAGCTATATGCCGCTGACCGATGACGAGGTTTTCGACCATTATGCCGCCGTGGCCGCAACGACGCCGCTTCCTATTTGCGTCTACGACAATCCCTCGACGACCGGCTTCAGTTTCAGCCGCGAGCTCATCCTTCGCCTGATGGATCTCCCGACGGTCAAGGCGTTCAAGCTTCCCCTTCCCAAGGCTGGCGACTTCGCCGAAGAGTTGGGCGCGCTGCGCACGAAGCGCAGCGTTTCGGTCGGATATAGCGGGGACTGGGGCTGCGCCGAAGCGCTGTTTCGCGGCGCCGACGCTTGGTACAGCGTCGCCGGCGGGATTTTTCCGTCGCTGGCCTCTGCGCTGGCGCGCGCCGCCCGCGCGGGGAACCGCCTCGAAACCGATCGGCTGCAGCAGCTCTTCGAACCCCTCTGGGCCCTGTTCCGCCGGCATGGAAGTCTTCGGGTGATCTACGCGGTCGCCTGCATCCGGGGCTATTTCTACGCGCATCCCCCGCTTCCGATCCAGCCTTTGAAGCGCGAACACTGGAGCGAACTGCGCGAAGCGATCGCGCCGCTTTCCTAG
- a CDS encoding right-handed parallel beta-helix repeat-containing protein — protein sequence MATIIVSNSGAAGAPGSVVQPVKTLAQALALAKPGDTIMLREGEYAGGVTVEAPNITIKNYPGEHAVISAGTASGSPDWVVRFGVDAHGGALDGLEIKGGEYYAVKLESTWDWGGNYPQDGVHNITIQNCVLHDSGRDVIKVTPGCDGLQILNNEIYNSGRRDGSNAEGIDVVNADNVVIRGNYIHDTATTGVYIKGGVENGVIENNYIKNTGTGGAGGFSFGDPPNSGAGIMLGYGTDLEYFDNDNPQLYQTMNSIVRNNIVENTGDGGILVWGSLNAQVYNNTLQNVSTHPWYFGGGIMVAGINTWTPSGDVFTKSVNPLVMNNIVTVAPPVSGSPGYVTHAALAVIKSGVTGPMQLDHNLLNGLGNHGGKLFDFGNGEITLAQWKTQTGGDAHSIVGTPGLDGTLHLAPGSAAIDAGTAIPGLNQDFDGRPLTGGAIDIGADQSDAGPAVGLPQSGGIGKAPGKGAMQPGEGGDGRPSGGNPPPPPPPPPPPPPEDPEEPDQPPPPPPPPPPTGDVFTPLVKKVAGIAGINAGADPHKMALDGNIKIKLTAAGSSDWTAGRLRIIEEPSGKVAGEIDFVKGDAYDGKQILDIDLAAFHLKAGVTYSIVTTNDFIRVNAAPWKAGAIARGDWQITMEGEATPDVPPPPPPPPPPPPPPPQDPDNPDQPHQGEGIPANAVFAKLAKAVAGVVGVWTGKDAAHVGLDDHIGMKLVTAGIGEWSAGRLKIVEEPSGKTIGEIDFVKGDAFDGKQVIDIDLGQFDLKPGTTYSVVTTNDFIRVNAAPWKAGAITRGQWQFTTETAAPAPLAPAAELDQAPAEHGGPDVAHLFADDLPAGGHYAMLPTLEEAVRLHGVTDFHLV from the coding sequence ATGGCCACGATCATAGTGTCCAACAGCGGCGCTGCCGGAGCGCCGGGATCGGTCGTCCAGCCGGTCAAGACGCTCGCACAGGCGCTCGCGCTGGCGAAGCCGGGCGATACGATCATGCTTCGCGAAGGCGAATATGCCGGGGGGGTGACCGTCGAAGCGCCGAACATCACGATCAAAAACTATCCGGGCGAGCATGCGGTCATCTCGGCGGGCACGGCGAGCGGTTCGCCCGACTGGGTCGTGCGGTTCGGCGTCGATGCGCATGGCGGCGCGCTCGACGGGCTCGAGATCAAGGGCGGCGAATATTATGCCGTCAAGCTCGAGAGCACCTGGGACTGGGGCGGCAATTATCCGCAGGACGGCGTGCACAACATCACGATCCAGAACTGCGTGCTGCACGACAGCGGCCGCGACGTGATCAAGGTGACGCCGGGCTGCGACGGCCTCCAGATCCTCAACAACGAGATCTACAATTCGGGTCGCCGCGACGGGTCGAACGCCGAAGGCATCGACGTCGTGAACGCCGACAATGTCGTGATCCGTGGCAACTATATCCACGATACCGCGACGACGGGCGTCTATATCAAGGGCGGCGTCGAAAACGGCGTCATCGAGAATAATTATATCAAGAATACCGGCACCGGCGGGGCCGGCGGGTTCAGCTTCGGCGATCCGCCCAACTCGGGCGCCGGCATCATGCTCGGCTACGGCACCGACCTCGAATATTTCGACAACGACAATCCGCAGCTCTACCAGACGATGAACAGCATCGTGCGCAACAACATCGTCGAAAATACCGGCGACGGCGGCATCCTCGTCTGGGGAAGCCTTAACGCGCAGGTCTACAACAACACGCTGCAGAATGTGTCGACCCACCCCTGGTATTTCGGCGGCGGCATCATGGTCGCCGGGATCAATACTTGGACCCCGTCGGGCGACGTGTTCACCAAGTCGGTGAACCCGCTCGTGATGAACAATATCGTCACGGTCGCACCGCCGGTCAGCGGATCGCCGGGCTATGTCACCCATGCGGCGCTCGCCGTCATCAAGAGCGGCGTCACGGGTCCGATGCAGCTCGACCATAATCTGCTGAACGGCCTCGGCAATCATGGCGGGAAATTGTTCGACTTCGGCAATGGCGAAATCACCCTTGCCCAGTGGAAGACGCAGACCGGCGGCGATGCGCACAGCATCGTCGGCACGCCCGGGCTCGACGGCACGCTCCATCTGGCCCCCGGCTCGGCGGCAATCGATGCCGGCACGGCTATCCCCGGCCTGAACCAAGACTTCGACGGTCGTCCGCTGACCGGCGGCGCGATCGATATCGGTGCCGATCAGAGCGATGCCGGGCCTGCTGTCGGACTGCCGCAGTCGGGCGGGATCGGAAAGGCGCCGGGCAAGGGGGCGATGCAGCCGGGAGAGGGCGGCGATGGTCGGCCCTCGGGTGGCAATCCGCCGCCTCCGCCTCCGCCGCCGCCCCCGCCGCCGCCCGAGGATCCGGAGGAGCCCGATCAGCCTCCTCCGCCTCCGCCTCCGCCGCCCCCGACCGGCGATGTGTTCACGCCGCTCGTCAAGAAGGTCGCGGGGATTGCCGGCATCAACGCCGGCGCCGATCCCCACAAGATGGCGCTCGACGGCAATATCAAGATCAAGCTTACCGCGGCTGGGTCCTCGGACTGGACCGCCGGCCGGCTTCGAATCATCGAGGAGCCGTCGGGGAAGGTTGCCGGCGAAATCGACTTCGTGAAGGGCGATGCCTATGACGGAAAGCAGATCCTCGACATCGATCTGGCCGCGTTCCACCTGAAGGCGGGCGTCACCTACAGCATCGTGACGACGAACGACTTCATCCGCGTCAACGCTGCCCCGTGGAAGGCGGGAGCGATCGCGCGCGGTGACTGGCAGATCACGATGGAAGGCGAGGCGACGCCGGACGTTCCGCCCCCGCCTCCGCCGCCGCCACCCCCGCCGCCCCCGCCGCCGCAGGACCCGGACAATCCGGACCAGCCGCACCAAGGCGAAGGCATTCCGGCGAACGCCGTCTTCGCGAAGCTCGCGAAGGCCGTGGCCGGCGTCGTCGGCGTCTGGACGGGCAAGGATGCGGCGCATGTCGGTCTCGACGACCATATCGGCATGAAGCTCGTCACCGCGGGGATCGGCGAATGGTCTGCGGGCCGTCTCAAGATCGTCGAGGAACCCTCGGGGAAGACGATCGGCGAGATCGACTTCGTGAAGGGCGACGCGTTCGACGGCAAGCAGGTCATCGATATCGACCTCGGCCAGTTCGACCTCAAGCCGGGCACGACCTACAGCGTCGTGACGACGAATGACTTCATTCGCGTCAACGCGGCGCCGTGGAAAGCCGGAGCGATCACCCGCGGTCAGTGGCAGTTCACCACCGAGACCGCGGCGCCGGCACCGCTTGCTCCAGCCGCCGAGCTGGATCAGGCTCCTGCCGAACATGGCGGACCCGATGTCGCCCATCTGTTTGCCGACGATTTGCCGGCAGGCGGGCATTACGCCATGCTCCCCACGCTCGAAGAGGCCGTGCGCCTTCACGGCGTGACGGACTTCCATCTCGTCTAG
- a CDS encoding SRPBCC family protein, whose product MSSLTIEKEFLLPAPRERIFACLTEPVRIVRIFPFEHVEIEPQVGGLIRFDGTADGRPFCDSGTIECFEAPTLFQYRYWSDNHDTVRSPDTEVVLRYELADAEGATRLTVRHSQLPSEAYAAMMDAAWDQLLAGFALALGDPRL is encoded by the coding sequence ATGTCATCGCTGACCATCGAGAAAGAATTCCTGCTTCCCGCGCCGCGCGAGCGGATTTTTGCCTGCCTGACCGAGCCCGTCCGGATCGTCCGCATATTTCCCTTCGAGCATGTCGAGATCGAACCCCAAGTCGGCGGACTCATCCGCTTCGACGGAACGGCGGACGGGCGTCCCTTCTGCGACAGCGGCACGATCGAATGTTTCGAGGCGCCGACGCTTTTCCAGTATCGCTACTGGAGCGACAATCATGACACGGTTCGCTCGCCCGATACCGAGGTGGTGCTGCGCTACGAACTGGCCGACGCGGAGGGAGCAACGCGCCTGACCGTGCGGCACAGCCAGCTGCCCTCCGAGGCCTATGCCGCCATGATGGACGCCGCATGGGACCAGCTGCTTGCAGGGTTCGCGCTGGCGCTCGGAGATCCACGGCTTTGA